In the genome of Chloroherpetonaceae bacterium, the window CCGTGCCGTAAACGCTGGCTCATAATGTCGCCCAAATACGATATTTTCCGCCACCGTGTAAGACTTCACCACACCGTAGCGCCATCGGTCTTCTGGCACATGCGACACCCCCAGCTGCGCAATTTCTCGCGGCGATTTGCCATGAAGCGAAACGCCCGATAGCCTTATCTCGCCTGAGAGCTGCGCGCCTTCTTCATTCATTCCCCACAAGGCTCGGAGCAGTTCAGACTGCCCATTGCCCTCTACGCCTGCAATGCCATAGATTTCACCGGCATGCACAGCAAAAGTGAGCTTATCTAAATGCTTAATACCCTTGCGATCGAAGTAGGTTAGCGCTGCCACCTCTAAGACTTTCGGCTTCGGCGCATAATCGGGCATTGCGGGTTGAAAGAGCACTTCTCTGCCGACCATCAAGCGTGCCAGCTCTGGCTTTGAGACTTCACGTGTGGGCAGCGTGGCAACCAGCTCACCGTGCCGCATCACGCTGACCACATCGGAAAAGGTCAGAACCTCGTCGAGCTTATGTGTGATGACGATAACGGTCTTGCCTTGCCTAATGAGTGAGCGCAGCGTAGAGAAAAGTTGCTCCGTCTCAATTGGCGTAAGCACTGCTGTAGGCTCGTCCAAAATTAAAAGGTTTGCGTTGCGGTAGAGCAACTTTAAGATTTCTACGCGCTGCTCTTCGCCGACCGAGAGCGTTGCCAGTTGTGCATCGGGATTGACAGATAGTCCAAACTGCTCAGATAGTTGCTGCAGCCGTGCTCGAGCCGCTTTGAAGTCAAGGCGCAGACCCTGCTTTGGCTCCTCACCTAACACGACATTTTCCAGCACGGTGAGCGTGGGCACAAGCATAAAGTGCTGATGCACCATTCCAATCCCCAAGCGAATTGCCTCATTTGGTGAAGCCAACCACACACGCTTTCCCCGCACATAGATTTCGCCTTCGTCTGGCTGATACATTCCGTAGAGCACTTTCATTAAGGTTGATTTACCTGCTCCATTTTCGCCCACGACGGCGTGCACCGTGCCTTCTTGCACGCTCAGTGAAATGCGGCGATTGGCATAAAACTCACCAAACTTTTTTGAGAGGTTTTTGGTCTCTATCACAACTGGCATGTTTGTATGATGTGGCTTTTAGGCTTGTCTCCTGACGACTCTGTAAGAAAGCTGGCAGTTTTTTCTTACCTTTGTGCAGTCAAACTCAACTTGGAGAAAGGAGAATCAACTATGGCACTCAAAATCACCGAAGAATGCATCACTTGTGGCGCCTGTGAGCCTGAATGCCCGAACACCGCTATCTATGAACCCGGGCGAAACTGGCGGCTCTTCGGCATTGAGCACCCTCCACTTTCCAACGACCATTACTACATTGTGCCCGATAAGTGCACCGAGTGCGTTGGATTTCACGAGGAGTCGCAATGTGCTTCAGTTTGCCCTGTTGATGCCTGCGTGCCCGACCCCAACTTTCCTGAAACGAAAGAGCAACTCCTCGCCAAAAAAGACAAGTTAGAGGCAGATAAGCGTCCGCTACAAGGCGCGTAGCACTTTCAAATGACAAGGGCTAAAAAAATTACGCCTAAGCCAAACATTACCGCCACTGCCCAAAA includes:
- a CDS encoding ABC transporter ATP-binding protein, with amino-acid sequence MPVVIETKNLSKKFGEFYANRRISLSVQEGTVHAVVGENGAGKSTLMKVLYGMYQPDEGEIYVRGKRVWLASPNEAIRLGIGMVHQHFMLVPTLTVLENVVLGEEPKQGLRLDFKAARARLQQLSEQFGLSVNPDAQLATLSVGEEQRVEILKLLYRNANLLILDEPTAVLTPIETEQLFSTLRSLIRQGKTVIVITHKLDEVLTFSDVVSVMRHGELVATLPTREVSKPELARLMVGREVLFQPAMPDYAPKPKVLEVAALTYFDRKGIKHLDKLTFAVHAGEIYGIAGVEGNGQSELLRALWGMNEEGAQLSGEIRLSGVSLHGKSPREIAQLGVSHVPEDRWRYGVVKSYTVAENIVFGRHYEPAFTARLSLKWKALQQFCKEMITRFDVRAAEEVVPSMRIENLSGGNQQKVVVARELSRPKLKLLILAQPTRGIDIGAIELIHQKILEARKAGIAILLISAELEELILLADRIGCLYKGTLRYEFSAEETARWRQTPQEFARKIGEYIT
- a CDS encoding YfhL family 4Fe-4S dicluster ferredoxin, with protein sequence MALKITEECITCGACEPECPNTAIYEPGRNWRLFGIEHPPLSNDHYYIVPDKCTECVGFHEESQCASVCPVDACVPDPNFPETKEQLLAKKDKLEADKRPLQGA